Within the Solwaraspora sp. WMMA2056 genome, the region GACAGGTCACCGAAGAGCACCGTGACCACCCGGCGTTCGGCGGCCGGCAGGAACGCGGCGGCCGGCAGCGCCGCACCGCAGTTGTGGCAGAACCGGGCACCGGGCACCGGGACGGTGCCGCAGACCGCGCAGGTCACTGCGGGTCCGACCGCTGCAGGTAGGCCAGCTGTGCCCGTACCGACCATTCGGCGGCCGGCCACAGCGCCCGGTCGACGTCGGCGTAGACCTCGGCCACGACGGCGGCCGGGTCCGTCACGCCGGCGGCCACGACCTGCCGGACCTGGTCGAGCCGGGCCTGCCGGTGGGCCAGGTAGAACCGGGCGGCGGCGGCGCAGTCGACCAGCGCCGGGCCGTGCCCCGGCAGCGCGGGCACCCCGTCGTACGCGGCCAGCCGCTCCAGGCTGGTCAGGTAGTCGCCGAGGTCACCGTCGGGCCAGGCGACCACGGTGGTGCCGCGCCCGAGGATGGTGTCGCCGGTGAGGATCACCCGCTGCCCGTCGGTGTCGGCGACCAGGAAGCAGACCGAGTCCCCGGTGTGCCCCGGGGTGGCCAGCGCGGTGACCGTCAGGCCGCCGACGTGCAGGGTCGTCC harbors:
- a CDS encoding MBL fold metallo-hydrolase, with the translated sequence MTSHVTAPATALADQLPGWVRLLRAPNPGPMTLDGTNTWVLRQPGRPFGVLVDPGPAHAGHLDRIVAAGPYAAVLLTHGHPDHVEAVPTLAGRVDAPVQHAVADGTTLHVGGLTVTALATPGHTGDSVCFLVADTDGQRVILTGDTILGRGTTVVAWPDGDLGDYLTSLERLAAYDGVPALPGHGPALVDCAAAARFYLAHRQARLDQVRQVVAAGVTDPAAVVAEVYADVDRALWPAAEWSVRAQLAYLQRSDPQ